GATTCGATATCGGCACCGACGAAATTCAGCGCGGCTTCGTCCTGCGGCGCCGCCCATGCGGGGGCGACGGCAGACGACAGCATGCAGCACAGCAGCGCGGCAGCGGACAGGCGCCGCAGCGCAGGAGGTTGAAATTTGCTTGCAGTTTTCATTATCTGAACTCGAGTGCGATGATGTTTTTGCCGCCGACGTTGCGACGCTGGCCCAGCAGGTTGAGCAGGTTGCCCAGTGTGTCTTCATACCCGGCGGCCGCCTCGGCCTGCCCGGAAAATTGCAGCCGGCCATTGCGCAACTGGCCACTGCCGGACAGCAGCAACGGCCCCTTGATGGAAATGAGCGCCACGCCGGCCTGCTGGCCTTTCCAGTCCAGCGCCAGCTGGTAGCTGCCCAGCGGCTTGATCGGCGCGAGGCGCGACGACACGTCGCCCATCTGCAGCGTGGTCACGCCGTTGACCAGGATGGCCTTGTTTTCCAGTGCCAGCGCCAGCGAGGTCCACGACAGCTGCAGCCGGCCGGACAGCGCCAGCGTGTTCAGCGGCGCGCCCAGGCCGGACAGGCCGTCCGCCGGCAGCTTCAATGCCGCCGGACTCAGTTGCCAGGCACGCCAGCTGCCGGTGAAGATCACAGGCTGCGTGAGGGCCTGCGGGTTGTCCAGTTCCATGCGCACGCTACCCAGCAGCGACAGCGGCGAAAGCTTCCAGCCGAAGCGGCCCGGCAGCAGCGGCGTGACGGCGCTGTTGCCGCTGGCGGCACCGCCGACGAACGCGGAGCCGCGCCACAGCGTGCCCTGCGGGTCGCCCAGCGCGAGCCGCCCGCCGGTCTGTTTTTCCACCAGCGCGGCGACCCACGCGGCGGGGAAGAACACCAGCAGCGTCAGCACGGCCGTGACGGCGATCGCCGCCAACCATAACACGGCGCGCTTCACCGGCCGCCCGTTTCACTGCCAGCTTCGCGGCGCAGCGTCAGCGTGGCATCCACCAGGCCGGCGCTGTCCGGCTTGCCGTCCTGCGCTGTGATCTTTGCTTCCTGCACCGCCAGCCGGCCATCGCGCCGCGCCGCATCGAGCCACGTGACGAGGCCGGCAAACTGCACGCCCTTGAATTCCGCCTTCACATACTCGCCCGTCACGGTCAGGTTTTGCACCGTCAGGCCGCGCTCCGCCAGCGTGGCGGCCAGCGCCTCGCGCGACAGCGGCGCCACCGGCGGCAGGGGCTGCGTGCCCAGCTGCGCCGCCTGCGCGGCCAGCGCCTGCATCTCGGCCGTTTCCTGGCGCAACTGCGGCAGTTCGCGGCGCAGCCGCTCGCGGCCCGTCAGTGCCGGATCGATGAAGATGGCATAGACCAGCGCAAGGCCGACGACGAAGCCGCCCACCGCCAGGAACCTGCGCTCCTGTTCGCTGCGGGCACTCCAGAACGCCGCGGCCGACGCGCGCAGGTTGCCCACTCCACCAGAAAATTTCCCTATGGATCTTCCTGCGGATTTTTCAACTTCGTCGTTCATGACTTGCCTCCCGCGCGCACTTCCCAGATTCCGGCACCCGATTCCGTCAGCGCCAGCCCGCGCGCCGCCAGTTGCGCCTGCACCTGCGCCAGCGCGGCGCCATCGGCGCTGCCCGGCTTCAACCGCACGACCAGCGTGCGCTCGCGGTAATCGAGGCCGGCCACGATGTCGTGCCGCGGCAGCGCGCCCAGTGCCTCGCCGAACGCGGCGGCCAGCGCCGTGAAGTCATCCCTGGCCATGTCGCCGCTGCCGGCCCTGGCGCGGGCGAGATTGCCGCGCAACTGGGCGGCCGGATCGAGCACCACCTTCTCGTTCGGGTAGGCGGCGCGGAAAATCTGCACCATCGACTGGCGCAGCGTCTGGGCCTCGCGCTTCATGCGCAGCCATTCCACGTTCATGCCCACGATATTGACCAGCACGGCCAGGATCGCCAGCCGCAGCGGCCAGCGCCAGCGGTGCCAGGCCTGCGCGCGCGCACCGTCCGTCGCGCCCAGGCCTGCCGCCAGGTCCAGCTGAACCGTCTTGCTGGCCGCGATCCGGTGCGCCCAATGCTCCTCTTCCAGCGCGATGCCCGTTACCGTGGCCAGCAGCGGTTCGTACTGCGCCCGCTGCACGGCCGGCACGTACAGCGTGACGGGCGCCTCGCCGGCCAGCGCGCGCAGCACCTGCAGCGCACTCTCGGGCTGCGCCGGCAGTGCCAGGCCGATGCCTTCGTACTGCCCGGTGCGCAGCGTGAGCTCCATGCCGCCTTCGTCGTTGGCGAGCAGCGCCGACACGCCGCCCGGCGCCAGAGGCAGGCACAGTTGCGCCGGCAGTGCGGAGATTGCGCGCGCGCCCTGCTGCACCAATGCCTTCACCAGCACTTCCAGCCAGGCGCGCTGTACCACGGCCACCGTTCGTTCGGCGCTGCCGGCCTGCATGGGGCCG
Above is a window of Pseudoduganella dura DNA encoding:
- the gspM gene encoding type II secretion system protein GspM, with translation MGNLRASAAAFWSARSEQERRFLAVGGFVVGLALVYAIFIDPALTGRERLRRELPQLRQETAEMQALAAQAAQLGTQPLPPVAPLSREALAATLAERGLTVQNLTVTGEYVKAEFKGVQFAGLVTWLDAARRDGRLAVQEAKITAQDGKPDSAGLVDATLTLRREAGSETGGR
- the gspN gene encoding type II secretion system protein N, which encodes MKRAVLWLAAIAVTAVLTLLVFFPAAWVAALVEKQTGGRLALGDPQGTLWRGSAFVGGAASGNSAVTPLLPGRFGWKLSPLSLLGSVRMELDNPQALTQPVIFTGSWRAWQLSPAALKLPADGLSGLGAPLNTLALSGRLQLSWTSLALALENKAILVNGVTTLQMGDVSSRLAPIKPLGSYQLALDWKGQQAGVALISIKGPLLLSGSGQLRNGRLQFSGQAEAAAGYEDTLGNLLNLLGQRRNVGGKNIIALEFR
- the gspL gene encoding type II secretion system protein GspL is translated as MTTLYISYPARAAASDAGAACAYAQVGDGGNVMQQGAGALGKLGDLVAASRKVVLLLAAADVTLLRVAVPPLSGSRLKAALPNIVEEQLLGDPADCVLALGPMQAGSAERTVAVVQRAWLEVLVKALVQQGARAISALPAQLCLPLAPGGVSALLANDEGGMELTLRTGQYEGIGLALPAQPESALQVLRALAGEAPVTLYVPAVQRAQYEPLLATVTGIALEEEHWAHRIAASKTVQLDLAAGLGATDGARAQAWHRWRWPLRLAILAVLVNIVGMNVEWLRMKREAQTLRQSMVQIFRAAYPNEKVVLDPAAQLRGNLARARAGSGDMARDDFTALAAAFGEALGALPRHDIVAGLDYRERTLVVRLKPGSADGAALAQVQAQLAARGLALTESGAGIWEVRAGGKS